GTCCGTCAGCACCGTCAGGCGCTGGTCGACCGGGTCGAGCGAGGTCACCACGCCCACGGTGCCGTTGAAGACCCCGTTCTTGCCCTTCTCGTAATTGTTGCGAATCTGGGTGACCTTGTCGCCGACGCGGAACACCCGTCCGCCGAACCTCTTCTCGGGCACGTCGGGGCGGCCCGGGGTGACGGCCTGCTGGAGCAGGCCGTTCAGGGTGCCCGCGCCCGCCGGGCCCCGGTGCATGGGGGCCAGCACCTGGACGTCCCGGCGGGGGTCCAGCCCGAACTTGGCCGGAATCCGGCGCGCCGCCACGTCCACGGTGAGCCGGCCGGCCGCCTCCGTGTCGTCCTCGACGAAGAGGAAGAAGTCCTTCATGCCGTCGGTGAGCGGGTGTTGGCCGGCGTTGATCCGGTGCGCGTTCGTCACTACGCCCGACTGCTGGGCCTGCCGGAAGACCCGGGTGAGGCGGACGGCGGGGATCGGGCTGCCGTCGGCCAGCAGGTCGCGCAGGACCTCGCCCGCGCCGACGCTGGGCAGCTGGTCCACGTCCCCCACGAACAGCAGGTGCGCTCCCGGTGGGACGGCCTTCACCAGCTTGTTGGCGAGGAGCAGGTCCAGCATGGACGCCTCGTCGACCACCACCAGGTCCGCGTCGAGCGGACGGTCCCGGTCGTAGGCCGCGTCACCGCCGGGCTTCAGCTCCAGCAGCCGGTGGACCGTCGAGGCCTCGGCGCCGGTGAGCTCGGACAGGCGCTTGGCGGCCCGGCCGGTCGGGGCGGCGAGCACGACCTTCGCCTTCCTGGCGCGGGCCAGCTCCACGATCGAGCGGACCGTGAAGGACTTGCCGCAGCCGGGGCCGCCGGTGAGGACGGCGACCTTCTCGGTCAGCGCCAGCTTGACGGCGGCCTCCTGCTCGGGCGCCAGCTCGGTGCCCGTCCGGCCCTTCAGCCAGCCGAGGGCCTTGTCCCAGGCCACCGCCCGGAAGCCCGGCATGCGGTCCTCCTCCGTGCGCAGGAGGCGCAGCAGCTGGGCGGACAGGGAGAGTTCGGCGCGGTGGAAGGGGACGAGGTAGACGGCGGTGACCGGCTCCGAGCCGCCGTCCGGCCCGGGGACCTTCTCGCGTACGACCCCGGGGTCGCCGCCGTCCTCGGGGACCTCGGCCAGTTCCGCGAGGCACTCGATGACGAGCCCGGTGTCGACCTGGAGCAGCTTGACCGCGTCCGCGATCAGCCGCTCCTCGGGGAGGTAGCAGTTGCCCTGGTCGGTCGCCTGCGACAGGGCGTACTGCAGGCCCGCCTTGACCCGCTCCGGGCTGTCGTGCGGGATGCCCACGCTCTGGGCGATCTTGTCGGCGGTGAGGAAGCCGATGCCCCAGACGTCGGCGGCGAGCCGGTAGGGCTGGTTCTTCACGACGGAGATGGAGGCGTCGCCGTACTTCTTGTAGATGCGCACGGCGATGGACGTGGACACCTCGACCGTCTGGAGGAAGAGCATGACCTCCTTGATGGCCTTCTGCTCCTCCCATGCGTCGGCGATCTTCTTGGTCCGCTTGGGGCCGAGGCCGGGGACCTCGATGAGCCGCTTGGGCTCCTCCTCGATGATCTTCAGGGTGTCCATGCCGAAGTGCTGGGTGATGCGGTCGGCGAAGACGGGGCCGATGCCCTTCACCAGACCCGAGCCGAGGTAGCGGCGGATGCCCTGGACGGTGGCCGGCAGGACCGTCGTGTAGTTCTCCACGTGGAACTGCTTGCCGTACTGCGGGTGGGAGCCCCAGCGGCCCTCCATGCGCAGGGACTCGCCGACCTGCGCGCCGAGGAGCGCGCCGACGACCGTGAGGAGGTCGCCCGCGCCTCTGCCGGTGTCGACCCGGGCGACCGTGTAGCCGTTCTCCTCGTTGGCGTATGTGATGCGCTCCAGCACGCCTTCCAGCGTGGCCAGTCGCCGCTCGCCCGCCTGGGAGGCCCCCGCCTGATCGGTCATGATCCGACCGTACCGCCCGGGTACGACAGCGGCGGCGGGCGCGGACCGGAAACGCCTCCGCAGGCCCTGGCATAAAGCGACCGATCAGTATGCGGACAAGGGCTCAGGTTTCACGGCCAATTCACAGGAAAACCGGAAGCTTTACAGTTCAAGAATATGAGCTGCCCCTTTTGTGCTCCTTTCCCGTGGGAGAATCCAGGCGTGAATCACAGGGGGGCGGACCCGATTCCGGAGCGACCGTGATGCCGATGCCTCCCGTTGGCCCCCAGGCCCCTCGACGCGCGTACACCGCGGGAGCGTTGCTCGTCGGCCTGTGCGCCGTCAGCACGTTGACGCTGCTCGTGGTGGCTCCGGGCCTGTCCGGGGACCGCGCGGTCGTGGCACCGGGTCCTTCGGCGCGGCACGAGAACACCCCTGGCAGTCCCCCTTTGAGCCGGATCCCCGAGCCGGAATTCCGCCCCCTTCCGAGCCCGGGGCCGGGCTGATTCGACTCGGCCCGTTTCCTTCTCCCCGGACCCGAATGACGACGAGGAACGATGTCACCCCAGGCCCAGAGCGTCGCCCTGTGGATCTTGTCCCTGGCCATCAACATCACGGCGGCGTGCGCGGGGATCGTGTGGGGCTGGGAGGCCTTCGCGCAGTTCCTGCTGCCGGCGTTCGGGTCGGTGGTGGGGGCGTCGCTGGTCAGTTACAGCTTGCGGCGGTGAGGTGCCCGTGCTTCACGGCGGTGACGAACGCGGTCCAGCAGGGCGGGGAGAGGCGCAGGACCGGACTGTCGGGGGCCTTGCTTTCGCGGACAGGTACGTCAGGAGTGCTGGCCATGCGCGTGTTCCTCCGCTGCCGTCCTGACTCGGCCAGGTCCCCGGTCTTCTGCGACTGTTCGGCCATGACCTGGGGGCCGCCGACTCGCCCCTGAGGACGACTTCGTCGAGGAGCGTCCAGACGACCGGCCTCGACGGATCGTCCAGCAGTCGGCCCCGCCGCGTTCTGATGACAACGGCCTCGTCAAGTTCCTTCGCGGTGCGGTTCGGCCGATAGGCACCGAACACGGCTCGCGCGCCTGCCCGGCAGCCCTGCTCCCCGACGAGCGCCCGCTCCGGGGCGAGGACAACCAACTGGTCCGCCCTTACCTGCGCGTGAGGGCCAGCGCATGAGCGACGGAGCAGATCACCACAACGCGGGCGGGCGGCTGCTGCCGTGGGCGATCCCCGAGGGCCGGCCGTGCTGCCTCGTCGGCGACGGAACCGGCTACGCCTCGCGGCTCGCCGACGAGATCGAGGGCGTTCAACTCGGCATGGCGGGCGAGTTGCTGGGCCATGCCTCCGAACTCCTCGCGGAGCGCCGGGTGACAAGCGTGGAACTGCACCATCTGGCCCGACGGCTGACCGAGTCACTGCGGGACGTCAAGCGGATCGCGGAGAGCAGAAGGGGACTGCTCGTGCGGGGCCCCGGGCATGACCCGGGAGGTGATCGAGGCCCGTGCGCACCGGCGGCACCCTCCTCGCCATGCCCTCTCCGCTGATCAGTTGTGCGTAGGCCCCGCCTCCGCTCCGCCCTCGGCCGAAGCGCCGTCCCGGCCGCGGGTGGGTCAGCCCCCCTTGCTGCGGCGCGCGTACGCCCGAGCCGCCCGTGCCCGGTCGCCGCAACGGGTCGAGCACCACTGGCGGCGGCCGTGGCGGAGCAGGAAGCGGTTGCAGGGCGGGGAGCCGCAGGCGGTGAGGCGTTCGGCGTCGGGGGAGGTGAGCAGGTCGGCGGCGTCGGCGGCGAGCGTGGCCAGGGCCAGGTCGACGATCGCGGTGGTGGGGTGGGGTGCCGTGCGGTAGGGGCCGGTCTCGTCGTCCCAGCGCAGCAGCGGGGCGGTGGGGACCCGGGTCATCGCGTCGTTGATGGCCGAGACGGCTGCGGGGAGGGCGGGCAGCCCTTCGGCGCGGGAGGCGAACAGCGATCTGATCTGTTCGCGCAGCGAGCGCAGTTGGGCCGCGCACATCTCCCGCATACCGGCGTCGACCGGGGCGAGGCCGCGCTCCGTCAGCCAGTGGTTCGCCTGCGCGGGGGTGCCCAGGAGGTCGATCGTGTGTCCGCCGGGCAGCGCCATCGCGGTGTTGGCGAGGGCGAGGGAGGGGTGCTCCTGCTCGCCTTGGGCGGGCGGCGGGGCGGGCTGCTCGGTCACGGACTCCTCCATGCTTCTCATGGTACGGGTTGCCTCCATCCGTGAGAAGCAGCTACGGTCTTCTCACGGTTCAACCACGTCTATCCGTGAGGTGTCTCCGTGTCCTCTCTTCCCGTGACGGCCGACCGCTTCCCCGTCCGCGTCTTCGGCGGCCCGACCGCCCTCTTCGAGTACGGCGGTCTGCGCTTCCTGACCGACCCGACCTTCGACGCTCCCGGCGACTACTTCCGCGACGGCGAGCGGATCCTGACCAAGACCGCGCCCTCCGCCGCCACCCCCGCCGACCTCGGCCCCGTCGACGTCGTGCTGCTCTCCCACGACGAGCACGATGACAACCTCGACACCAGCGGCCGGGCCCTGCTCGCGGGCATACCCCTGACCCTGACCACGCCCGGCGGCGGCAAGCGCCTGGGCGAGAGCCTGGGAGAGCGGGCCAAGGGCCTCGCCGACTGGGAGTCCGTCGAATTGGACCGGCCCGACGGCGGCACGGTCACCGTGACCGGCGTCCCCGCGCTGCACGGCCCCGGCCGCCGCGAGGAGGTCGAGCCGGTCACCGGCCAGGTCGTCGGCTTCGTCCTGACCGGCGAGGGGCTGCCCACCGTCTACGTCAGCGGCGACAACGCCTCCCTCGACGCGGTCCGCGCGATCGCCGACCGTTTCGCCCCCGTCGACACGGCCGTCCTCTTCGCCGGGGCTCCCCGCTTCCCCGTGCTCTTCGACAACCAGGTCCTCGTCCTGGACAGCGCGATGGCCGCCGAGGCCGCCGGGATCCTGGGTGCCCGTCGGGTCGTCCCCGTCCATTACGACAGCTGGGCCCACTTCACCGAAGGCCGCGAGGAACTGGCCGCCGCCTTCACCGCCGCCGGGCTCGCCGACCGGCTGGACTGGGGCAAGGGCGCCTGACCTGACGTCACTTCCGGACGTCACTTCCGCCAGAACAGGTGATGGACCACCCCGCTCGGACTCGGCACCACATCGCAGTGGAAGCGGTCGAGCAGTTCCTCGGGGGACTCCCAGAGCCGTGAGCCGGACCCGATGACCACGCCGGGCGAGACCGCCACGTGCAGCGTGTCCACCAGGTCGGCGTCGAGGAACTCCCGGATGGTGGCCGCCCCGCCGCCGAGCCGGACGTCCTTGCCCCCGGCCGCCTCGCGCGCCCGCTCCAGGACCTCGGCCGGGTCGCCCCCGACGAAGTGGAACGTGGTGTCGGAGAGGGTGAACGAGGGCCGCTCGTAGTGGGTCATGACGAACACCGGCGTGTGGAACGGGGGTTCCTCGCCCCACCAGCCCTTCCACTCGTGGTCCTGCCACGGGCCGCGGTGCGGGCTGAACTTGTTGCGGCCCATGATCTCGGCGCCGATGTTGTGGTGGAAGTCGCGCGTGAGGTAGTCGTCGAGGCCGCGGCTCCCGCCGGGGTCGGTGCGGTTCGGCCAGCTCGCCGTCGCACCGGCCCAGGCGAACATCTGCCCGGGGTCGGCGTGGCCGAACGGCCGCTCCAGGCTCTGGTGCTCCCCGGCACCGAATCCGTCACTCGAGACGTTGAAGTTCTGCACACGCAACAGCTGGGACACAGCGCTCCTCCTGAGATCGACCGGTGCCAGGGGAAGACCGCCCGGGCCGGCGAAACTCATCGGCCCGGGCCCGACGACCGGCCTGGCGGATTTCCCGGGGCAACGGGCCTGGCCCTTTCCCTGGGCAACGGGCCTGGCCATTCCCGGGTCACCGGGCCCGGCGGGTCCCCCCGGCTCACCCGGCCCGGCCGATCCCCCAGCTCACCCGAGCCCGGCCGATCCCCCAGTTCACCCGAGCCCGCCGGTTTCCCCGCTCACCCCGCCTGCGCCACCACGTGGTCGATCACCCGCTGGAAGTCCTCACTCGGCGAGAACTCCACGAACTCGCTGTCCTCCAGGGCCACCGGCACATGGCCCGGCCCCCAGTAGTAGGCCTGCCCCGCCACGTACTCCTCCTCGCCTGCGGCCGTGCGCATCCTGATCCGGCCCTTCAGCAGATAGCCCCAGTGCGGGCACTGGCAGGCGTCGTCGGGCATGCCCTTGAGCGCCGGGCCCATGTCCGTGCCCTGGGGCAGGGTGATGTAGCCCACCGACAGGCCGCCGCCGATCGGCATGATGCGCAGTTCCACTCCGTCGCCTTCGAGGGCGACGGGTACGTCGCTCCGGGTCGCCGCTGTCATGGCTCCTCCGCTCCGGCCCGGCCGGGCCTGGGGAAAACGGCCTCCTCCCTCCAGCGTGGACCGCCGCCGGACCGGCCGCGACATCACGATCCGGTCAAGAGGTGTCCAGGGGGTCTTGATTTACCGGCGTGTAATCGATTCCATCCACCCGTCGATGTAATCGATTCCACGGACCCGTCCACCGGGTCCCGTTTCCACAAGGAGGTGGAGCGGCGATGGCGAGCATCAAGGACGTCGCCGCCGAGGCGGGCGTCTCCGTCGCCACGGTCTCGCGCGTCCTGAACGACCACCCGTCGGTCAGCGCCGACGCACGCACCCGCGTGCTGGCCGCCGTCGAGGTCCTGGGCTACCGCCCGAACGCCGTCGCCCGCTCGTTGCGCACGGACCAGACCCACACCCTCGGCCTGGTCATCAGCGACGTACTGAACCCGTACTTCACCGAACTGGCCCGCTCAGTCGAGGAGGAGGCCCGCGCGCTCGGCTACAGCGTGATCATCGGCAACGCCGACGAGCGGCCCGACCTCCAGGACCACCACGTACGCAACCTGCTGGACCGCCGGATCGACGGCCTGCTCGTCTCCCCCACGGACGGCGGCTCGCCGCTGATGCTGGACGCCGCGCGGGCCGGGACGCCCATGGTGTTCGTGGACCGGTGGATCCCGGGCGTGGACGTGCCCGTCGTCCGCGCGGACGGCCGGGCCGCCGTACGGGACCTCGTGACGCATCTGCACGGGCTCGGGCACCGGCGGCTCGCGATCATCGCCGGTCCCGCGGCGACCACGACCGGCCGGGAACGCGTGGAGGCCTTCCGGGAGGCGCTCGCCGCCTGCGGGCTGGAACTCCCCGACGCCTACATAGGGCAGGGCGACTTCCAGGCCGAGAGCGGGCGCCGGGTCACCGAGGGCTTCCTCGGCCTGGCCGAGCCGCCCGAGGTCGTCTTCGCGGCCGACAACCTGATGGCGCTCGGCGCACTGGACGCCGTACGCGCGCGTGGACTGCGCGTGCCGGACGACATCGCGCTGGCCGCGTTCGACGACATCCCGTGGTTCGTGCACACCGACCCGCCGATCACGGCGGTCGCCCAGCCCACGGGCGAGCTGGGCCGGGCCGCCGTACGGGCCCTGGTCGACCGCATCGAAGGACGGCCGGGCGAGTCCGTCACCCTCCCCGCCCGGCTCGTCGTACGCCGCTCGTGCGGCGAGAACCCCACCCCAGTGCAAAGGAGCACGTCGTGAGCGACGCGGACGAGTTGCTGCGCATCGAGGGCATACGGAAGACCTTCCCGGGTGTGGTCGCGCTGGACGGCGTCGACTTCTCCCTGCGCCGGGGCGAGGTGCACGTGCTGCTCGGTGAGAACGGCGCGGGCAAGAGCACGCTGATCAAGATGCTCTCCGGTGCCTACACGCCCGACGCCGGGCGGATCCTGGTCGGCGGCGAGGAGACGCGCATCCAGAGCGCGCAGGACTCCGAGCGGCTCAGGATCGCCACCATCTACCAGGAGTTCAACCTCGTACCCGATCTGACGGTCGCCGAGAACATCTTCCTGGGGCGGCAGCCGCGCCGCTTCGGCGTGATCGACCGGAAGCGGATGGAGGCCGACGCCGAGGTCCTGCTCAAGCGGGTCGGCGTACACGTGTCGCCCCGCGCGCGGGTCCGCGAACTCGGCATCGCGCGGCTGCAGATGGTCGAGATCGCGAAGGCGCTCAGCCTGGACGCCCGGGTGCTGATCATGGACGAGCCGACGGCCGTGCTCACCTCCGAGGAGGTCGAGAAGCTCTTCGCGATCGTGCGCACGCTGCGCGAGGACGGCGTCGGGATCGTGTTCATCACCCATCACCTGGAGGAGATCGCCGCCCTCGGGGACCGGGTGACCGTCATGCGCGACGGGAAGAGCGTCGGGCAGGTGCCCGCCTCCACGCCCGAGGACGAGCTGGTCCGGCTCATGGTGGGGCGCTCGATCGAGCAGCAGTACCCGCGCGAGCGCGCCGACCGCGGTACCGCGTTGCTGACCGTCGAGGGGCTCACCCGCGACGGCGTCTTCCACGACGTCGGCTTCGAGGTGCACGCCGGCGAGGTCGTCGGCATCGCGGGGCTGGTCGGGGCCGGGCGGACCGAGGTCGTCCGGGCCGTGTTCGGGGCCGACCCGTACGACAAGGGCAGCGTGAAGGTCTCCGGCGCCCCGATCGCCAAGTACGACGTCAACGCGGCGATGACCGCAGGGATCGGGCTCGTCCCCGAGGACCGCAAGGGCCAGGGCCTGGTGCTGGACGCGTCGGTGGAGGAGAACCTCGGGCTGGTGACCCTGCGGTCGGCCACGCGCGCGGGGCTCGTCGACCTCAAGGGCCAGCGCGAGGCCGCCGAGCGGATCGCCGGGCAGCTCGGCGTGCGGATGGCGGGCCTCGGCCAGCACGTGCGCACGCTGTCCGGCGGCAACCAGCAGAAGGTCGTCATCGGCAAGTGGCTGCTCGCCGACACCAAGGTGCTGATCCTCGACGAGCCGACGCGCGGCATCGACGTCGGCGCCAAGGTCGAGATCTACCAGTTGATCAACGAACTCACCGCCGCCGGCGCGGCCGTCCTGATGATCTCCAGCGACCTGCCCGAGGTGCTCGGCATGAGCGACCGGGTGCTGGTGATGGCCCAGGGCCGGATCGCCGGTGAACTCTCCGCCGACGAGGCGACCCAGGACGCCGTGATGGCACTCGCCGTAAGCAACCCCAGCACCGACAAGGAGGCCTCCCGTGGCCACTGACACGCTCAAGAGCACGACGGGCGCGGGTGGCGCCTCGGCCTCGGGCGGCCTGCGCCGCCTCCTGCTCGACAACGGCGCGCTCACCGCGCTCATCGTCCTCGTCATCGCGATGTCGGCGCTGTCCGGCGACTTCCTGACGACGGACAACCTCCTCAACGTCGGTGTCCAGGCGGCCGTGACCGCCATCCTCGCCTTCGGCGTCACCTTCGTGATCGTCTCGGCGGGCATCGACCTGTCGGTCGGCTCGGTCGCCGCGCTGTCGGCCACGGTGCTCGCCTGGAGCGCCACCTCGGCGGGCGTCCCGGTCTTCCTCGCCGTGCTCCTCGCCATAGCGACCGGCATCGTCTGCGGCCTGGTCAACGGCGTCCTGATCTCCTACGGCAAGCTGCCGCCGTTCATCGCCACGCTGGCCATGCTGTCCGTGGCCCGCGGCCTGTCCCTCGTCATCTCCGAGGGCTCCCCGATCGCCTTCCCGGACTCGGTCTCGCACATCGGCGACACGCTCGGCGGCTGGCTGCCGGTGCCGGTCCTGGTCATGGTCGTGATGGGCCTGATCGCCGCGTTCGTGCTCGGCCGGACCTACATCGGCCGCTCCATGTACGCGATCGGCGGCAACGAGGAGGCCGCGCGTCTTTCCGGGCTGCGCGTGAAGAAGCAGAAGCTCGCGATCTACGCCTTCTCGGGTGTCTTCGCCGCCGTCGCCGGTGTCGTCCTCGCCGCCCGCCTCTCCTCCGCGCAGCCCCAGGCCGCCGACGGCTACGAGCTGGACGCGATCGCCGCGGTCGTCATCGGCGGCGCCTCCCTGGCGGGCGGCACGGGCAAGGCGTCCGGCACGCTCATCGGCGCGCTGATCCTGGCCGTGCTGCGCAACGGGCTGAACCTGCTGAACGTCTCCGCGTTCTGGCAGCAGGTCGTCATCGGTGTCGTCATCGCGCTGGCGGTGCTGTTCGACACGCTGCGGCGCAAGGCCGGGGCGACGCCGGTGGCCGGTGCTTCTGGCGGCAAGGGCAAGCAGGCGGCGACGTACGCGCTCGCGGCCGTGGTCACCGTCGCGATCGTCGGCGCCACGTCCTTCCTGCACAACGGCTCCTCCGCCGCGTCCACCCCGAAGATGGGCCTGTCGCTGTCCACCCTCAACAACCCCTTCTTCGTGCAGATCCGGGCGGGCGCCCAGGCCGAGGCGAAGCGGCTGGGCGTGGACCTGACCGTCACGGACGCCCAGAACGACGCCTCCCAGCAGGCCAACCAGCTGCAGAACTTCACCAGTTCCAACCTGGGCGCGATCATCGTCAACCCCGTGGACTCGGACGCCGCGAGCAACTCGGTGAAGGCCGCCGACAAGGCGAAGATCCCGGTCGTCGCCGTGGACCGGACCGTCAACAACGCGGCGGTGGACACCCTGGTCGCCTCCGACAACGTGGCCGGCGGTGAGCTGGCGGCCAAGTCCATCGCCGAGAAGCTGGGCGGCAAGGGCAAGATCGTGATCCTGCAGGGCCAGGCGGGCACGTCCGCGGCCCGGGAGCGTGCGCAGGGCTTCGCGAACGGCCTGAAGGCCTACCCGGGCATCCAGGTCGTGGCCCAGCAGCCCGCCGACTTCGACCGCACCAAGGGCCTCGACGTGATGTCGAACCTGCTCCAGGCCCACCCGGACGTCCAGGGCGTCATCGCCGCCAACGACGAGATGGCCCTCGGCGCGATCAAGGCGCTGGGCTCCAAGGCCGGCAAGTCGGTCTCGGTCGTGGGCTTCGACGGCACGCCTGACGGACTGAAGGCGGTCGAGGGCGGCACGCTGTACGCCTCCGTGGCGCAGCAGCCGACCCAGCTCGGGAAGATCGCCGTGGACAACGCCCTGAAGGCGCTCCAGGGCAAGAAGGTCGAGGAGACGGTGAAGGTGCCGGTGAAGGTGGTCACGAAGGAGAACGTGGCCGGCTTCAGCGGCTGACATCGGGGAACGGCGGGCGGTCGCACGGCTGGTGGGACCGCCCGTCCATGTCACTCACGTGGGGAGACAACTCATGTACGACTACGACCTCCTGGTCGTGGGGTCGGCCAACGCCGACCTGGTGATCGGAGTGGAGCGCCGGCCCGGAGCCGGCGAGACCGTGCTCGGCTCCGACCTGGCCGTCCACCCGGGCGGCAAGGGCGCGAACCAGGCGGTCGCCGCCGCCCGGCTCGGCGCCCGTACGGCACTGCTGGCCCGGGTCGGCGACGACGACCACGGCCGGCTGCTGCTGGACTCGCAGCGGGAGGCCGGCGTCGACACGGTGGGCGTCCTGGTGGGCGACGCGCCGACCGGCGTCGCGCTGATCACGGTCGACCCGTCCGGGGACAACAGCATCGTCGTCTCGCCGGGCGCGAACGGCCGGCTGACCCCCGGGGACGTGAGCGCCGCCGGGTGTCTGTTCCAGAGCTCCAAGGTGGTCTCGACGCAGTTGGAGATCCCGCTGGAGACGGTGGTGGAGGTCGTACGGAACCTTGCGCCGGACAGCCGCTTCGTGCTGAACCCCTCCCCGCCGCGCCCCCTCCCCGCGGAGGTGCTGGCGGCCTGCGACCCGCTCATCGTCAACGAGCACGAGGCGAAGGTGATCCTGGGCGACTCGGCCGTCGGGGACACCCCCGAGGACTGGGCGCGGATCCTGCTCGCGAAGGGCCCGCGGTCGGTGGTGGTGACGCTGGGCTCGGAAGGCGCGCTGGCGGCGTCGGCGGAGGGCGTCTCCCGGGTGGCGTCGGTCAAGGTGCGGGCGGTGGACACGACGGGCGCGGGCGACGCGTTCACCGCCGCGCTGGCCTACCGGCTGGGGGCGGGCGAGTCCCTGGCGGAGGCGGCGGCGTACGCGGCGCGGGTCGGTGCGGCGACGGTGACCAAGGAGGGCGCGCAGGCGTCCTTCCCTACGGCGGAGGAGGTCGCTGAGCTGTGCTGTGCTGACCCGGGAGACAACCCCCGGACCCCCGGCCGCAGGTCGGACAGCGACTCCGCATCCGGCGAGCGGGGTGGGGCCTGATGAAGAAGGCCGGAATACTCAACCGTCACCTCGCCGGAGCGCTGGCCGAACTCGGCCACGGCGACGGGGTCCTCGTCTGCGACGCGGGCATGCCCATCCCCGACGGCCCCCGGGTGGTGGACCTGGCCT
This genomic stretch from Streptomyces sp. Go-475 harbors:
- a CDS encoding ribokinase; translated protein: MYDYDLLVVGSANADLVIGVERRPGAGETVLGSDLAVHPGGKGANQAVAAARLGARTALLARVGDDDHGRLLLDSQREAGVDTVGVLVGDAPTGVALITVDPSGDNSIVVSPGANGRLTPGDVSAAGCLFQSSKVVSTQLEIPLETVVEVVRNLAPDSRFVLNPSPPRPLPAEVLAACDPLIVNEHEAKVILGDSAVGDTPEDWARILLAKGPRSVVVTLGSEGALAASAEGVSRVASVKVRAVDTTGAGDAFTAALAYRLGAGESLAEAAAYAARVGAATVTKEGAQASFPTAEEVAELCCADPGDNPRTPGRRSDSDSASGERGGA